One genomic window of Cydia fagiglandana chromosome 20, ilCydFagi1.1, whole genome shotgun sequence includes the following:
- the LOC134674361 gene encoding zinc finger protein 583-like isoform X2, with amino-acid sequence MDKCGICDKPAVQLFETGKDGVYACFKCQPLVPEVTIEDDVAVEEASDPLDVSETFQKNTQLQNHLRNHRAERRFVCTYCNKAFSQSNNLRAHLRIHTNERPYKCNECGKAFTQVTNLNNHVRLHTGERPFVCPEPGCNKAYAQVTNLNQHRKRHLGGRTVESTYDCTICGQQFQQRNHMYTHRREAHYGARSPACAAARHSCKLCERRFSTERQLVAHVAQHVPDQHDRQEDENEGTFACVFSSCGARLSSPRAHTEHLLRAHQLRLHAARPQQSAPALVADQPPKRGRPPKIIKVGSMVNFKDSIFNDVKIIKQESQFLPKLKVQSLFQ; translated from the exons ATGGACAAGTGTGGAATATGCGATAAGCCCGCTGTT CAATTGTTTGAGACCGGCAAGGATGGTGTGTACGCCTGCTTCAAGTGCCAGCCGCTGGTGCCCGAGGTGACCATAGAGGATGATGTTGCAGTGGAGGAGGCGTCAGACCCACTGGACGTCTCTGAG ACGTTTCAGAAGAACACGCAGCTGCAGAACCACCTGCGGAACCATCGAGCCGAGAGGAGGTTCGTCTGCACCTACTGCAATAAAg CATTCTCGCAGTCGAACAACCTGCGCGCGCACCTCCGCATACACACCAACGAGCGCCCTTACAAATGCAACGAGTGTGGGAAGGCCTTTACGCag GTGACCAACCTGAACAACCACGTGCGCCTGCACACGGGCGAGCGGCCCTTCGTGTGTCCGGAGCCCGGCTGCAACAAGGCCTATGCACAG GTTACGAACCTGAACCAGCATCGCAAGCGGCACCTGGGCGGGCGCACCGTGGAGAGTACTTATGACTGCACCATCTGCGGCCAGCAGTTCCAGCAGCGCAACCACATGTACACACACAG ACGCGAGGCGCACTACGGCGCGCGCAGCCCGGCTtgcgcggcggcgcggcacTCGTGCAAGCTGTGCGAGCGCCGCTTCAGCACCGAGCGGCAGCTCGTCGCGCACGTAGCCCAGCACGTGCCCGACCAGCACGACCGGCAGGAAGATGAGA ACGAAGGCACATTCGCGTGCGTGTTCTCGTCGTGCGGCGCGCGGCTGTCGTCGCCGCGCGCGCACACCGAGCACCTGCTGCGCGCGCACCAGCTGCGCCTGCACGCGGCGCGGCCACAACAGTCTGCGCCTGCGCTAGTGGCGGACCAGCCGCCCAAGCGGGGACGCCCGCCCAAG ATTATCAAAGTGGGGTCAATGGTTAACTTCAAAGATTCAATATTTAACGAT GTAAAAATCATAAAGCAGGAATCTCAATTTCTGCCCAAACTAAAAGTGCAGAGTTTATTCCAGTGA
- the LOC134674361 gene encoding zinc finger protein OZF-like isoform X3 — protein MDKCGICDKPAVQLFETGKDGVYACFKCQPLVPEVTIEDDVAVEEASDPLDVSEKNTQLQNHLRNHRAERRFVCTYCNKAFSQSNNLRAHLRIHTNERPYKCNECGKAFTQVTNLNNHVRLHTGERPFVCPEPGCNKAYAQVTNLNQHRKRHLGGRTVESTYDCTICGQQFQQRNHMYTHRREAHYGARSPACAAARHSCKLCERRFSTERQLVAHVAQHVPDQHDRQEDENEGTFACVFSSCGARLSSPRAHTEHLLRAHQLRLHAARPQQSAPALVADQPPKRGRPPKIIKVGSMVNFKDSIFNDVKIIKQESQFLPKLKVQSLFQ, from the exons ATGGACAAGTGTGGAATATGCGATAAGCCCGCTGTT CAATTGTTTGAGACCGGCAAGGATGGTGTGTACGCCTGCTTCAAGTGCCAGCCGCTGGTGCCCGAGGTGACCATAGAGGATGATGTTGCAGTGGAGGAGGCGTCAGACCCACTGGACGTCTCTGAG AAGAACACGCAGCTGCAGAACCACCTGCGGAACCATCGAGCCGAGAGGAGGTTCGTCTGCACCTACTGCAATAAAg CATTCTCGCAGTCGAACAACCTGCGCGCGCACCTCCGCATACACACCAACGAGCGCCCTTACAAATGCAACGAGTGTGGGAAGGCCTTTACGCag GTGACCAACCTGAACAACCACGTGCGCCTGCACACGGGCGAGCGGCCCTTCGTGTGTCCGGAGCCCGGCTGCAACAAGGCCTATGCACAG GTTACGAACCTGAACCAGCATCGCAAGCGGCACCTGGGCGGGCGCACCGTGGAGAGTACTTATGACTGCACCATCTGCGGCCAGCAGTTCCAGCAGCGCAACCACATGTACACACACAG ACGCGAGGCGCACTACGGCGCGCGCAGCCCGGCTtgcgcggcggcgcggcacTCGTGCAAGCTGTGCGAGCGCCGCTTCAGCACCGAGCGGCAGCTCGTCGCGCACGTAGCCCAGCACGTGCCCGACCAGCACGACCGGCAGGAAGATGAGA ACGAAGGCACATTCGCGTGCGTGTTCTCGTCGTGCGGCGCGCGGCTGTCGTCGCCGCGCGCGCACACCGAGCACCTGCTGCGCGCGCACCAGCTGCGCCTGCACGCGGCGCGGCCACAACAGTCTGCGCCTGCGCTAGTGGCGGACCAGCCGCCCAAGCGGGGACGCCCGCCCAAG ATTATCAAAGTGGGGTCAATGGTTAACTTCAAAGATTCAATATTTAACGAT GTAAAAATCATAAAGCAGGAATCTCAATTTCTGCCCAAACTAAAAGTGCAGAGTTTATTCCAGTGA
- the LOC134674395 gene encoding 5'-AMP-activated protein kinase catalytic subunit alpha-2, translating to MEKPDKPVASGVQPIVKIGHYTLGATLGVGTFGKVKIGEHQLTKHKVAVKILNRQKIKSLDVVGKIRREIQNLKLFRHPHIIKLYQVISTPTDIFMIMEYVSGGELFDYIVKRGKLQEHEARRFFQQIISGVDYCHRHMIVHRDLKPENLLLDHNMHVKIADFGLSNMMMDGEFLRTSCGSPNYAAPEVISGKLYAGPEVDVWSCGVILYALLCGTLPFDDEHVPTLFRKIKSGIFPIPEYLNKSVVSLLCTMLQVDPMKRASIEDVKKHEWFQKDLPGYLFPSPVEQDSSVIDTEAISEVCDKFGVKEHEVHNALLSGDPHDQLAIAYHLVIDNKRIADEAAKAEIKDFYVASNSPPAAVTESGRPHPERIAPLRDKTSPVQPQQDKARGTPVKRAKWHLGIRSQSKPNDIMLEVFRAMKALDYEWKVINPYHVRVRTLNKMTTKHVKMSLQLYQVDYKSYLLDFKSLSGEKEDSEEDLASPMAPPPPMAPPSASLQNLQPQGHHTMEFFEMCAALIIQLAR from the exons ATGGAGAAGCCTGACAAGCCAGTGGCCAGCGGGGTGCAGCCGATCGTGAAGATCGGGCACTACACCCTGGGCGCCACGCTCGGGGTCGGCACCTTCGGGAAAGTGAAGATCGGCGAACACCAGCTCACCAAGCATAAGGTGGCCGTGAAGATTCTGAACCGACAGAAGATCAAGTCGCTCGATGTTGTCGGAAAAATCCGTCGTGAGATACAAAATCTTAAGTTGTTCCGGCATCCgcatattattaaattgtatcAG GTGATCTCTACTCCGACGGACATCTTTATGATAATGGAGTATGTGTCGGGCGGGGAGTTGTTTGACTACATAGTAAAACGCGGCAAGCTGCAGGAGCATGAAGCTCGCAG GTTCTTCCAACAGATAATCTCTGGTGTGGACTACTGCCACAGACACATGATCGTGCACCGGGACCTCAAGCCAGAGAACCTGCTGCTTGACCACAACATGCACGTCAAGATTGCGGACTTCGGTCTGTCTAATATGATGATGGATGGAGAGTTTTTGAGGACTTCCTGTGGCTCACCAAACTATGCTGCTCCTGAG GTGATATCTGGCAAGCTTTACGCCGGCCCGGAAGTCGACGTGTGGTCCTGCGGCGTCATCCTCTACGCCCTCCTCTGCGGCACCCTGCCCTTCGACGACGAGCACGTCCCAACGCTCTTCCGGAAGATCAAGTCCGGGATCTTCCCCATCCCGGAGTACCTGAACAAGAGTGTGGTCAGCCTGCTGTGCACCATGCTGCAGGTGGACCCTATGAAGAGGGCCAGCATCGAGGACGTGAAGAAACACGAGTGGTTCCAGAAGGATCTGCCCGGGTATCTGTTCCCGTCGCCGGTTGAACAG GACAGCAGCGTAATCGACACAGAAGCTATAAGCGAAGTGTGTGACAAGTTCGGCGTGAAAGAGCACGAAGTGCACAACGCGCTGTTAAGTGGTGACCCCCACGACCAGCTCGCCATCGCCTACCACCTCGTCATAGACAACAAGAGGATTGCTGACGAGGCTGCCAAAGCTGAGATCAAGGACTTCTATGTTGCCA GCAACTCGCCGCCAGCCGCGGTGACGGAGAGCGGCCGACCGCACCCGGAGAGGATCGCTCCGCTGCGGGACAAGACCTCGCCGGTGCAGCCGCAGCAGGACAAGGCCCGCGGCACGCCCGTCAAGAG AGCTAAATGGCACTTGGGCATCCGTTCTCAGAGCAAGCCCAACGATATCATGCTCGAGGTGTTCCGCGCCATGAAGGCGCTCGACTACGAGTGGAAGGTCATCAACCCCTACCACGTCAG GGTCCGCACACTAAACAAAATGACAACCAAACACGTCAAGATGTCGCTCCAGCTCTACCAAGTGGACTACAAGTCTTACCTCCTCGACTTCAAATCCCTCTCCGGCGAGAAGGAGGATTCCGAGGAGGACTTGGCTTCCCCCATGGCGCCCCCACCTCCGATGGCGCCGCCTTCTGCGAGCCTCCAGAATCTGCAGCCGCAGGGACACCACACTATGGAGTTCTTTGAGATGTGTGCGGCGCTTATTATTCAGCTAGCTAGATAG
- the LOC134674361 gene encoding zinc finger protein 569-like isoform X1, whose translation MDKCGICDKPAVQLFETGKDGVYACFKCQPLVPEVTIEDDVAVEEASDPLDVSEEGNGSLLCGICHKTFQKNTQLQNHLRNHRAERRFVCTYCNKAFSQSNNLRAHLRIHTNERPYKCNECGKAFTQVTNLNNHVRLHTGERPFVCPEPGCNKAYAQVTNLNQHRKRHLGGRTVESTYDCTICGQQFQQRNHMYTHRREAHYGARSPACAAARHSCKLCERRFSTERQLVAHVAQHVPDQHDRQEDENEGTFACVFSSCGARLSSPRAHTEHLLRAHQLRLHAARPQQSAPALVADQPPKRGRPPKIIKVGSMVNFKDSIFNDVKIIKQESQFLPKLKVQSLFQ comes from the exons ATGGACAAGTGTGGAATATGCGATAAGCCCGCTGTT CAATTGTTTGAGACCGGCAAGGATGGTGTGTACGCCTGCTTCAAGTGCCAGCCGCTGGTGCCCGAGGTGACCATAGAGGATGATGTTGCAGTGGAGGAGGCGTCAGACCCACTGGACGTCTCTGAG GAGGGCAATGGCTCACTGTTGTGTGGCATTTGCCACAAGACGTTTCAGAAGAACACGCAGCTGCAGAACCACCTGCGGAACCATCGAGCCGAGAGGAGGTTCGTCTGCACCTACTGCAATAAAg CATTCTCGCAGTCGAACAACCTGCGCGCGCACCTCCGCATACACACCAACGAGCGCCCTTACAAATGCAACGAGTGTGGGAAGGCCTTTACGCag GTGACCAACCTGAACAACCACGTGCGCCTGCACACGGGCGAGCGGCCCTTCGTGTGTCCGGAGCCCGGCTGCAACAAGGCCTATGCACAG GTTACGAACCTGAACCAGCATCGCAAGCGGCACCTGGGCGGGCGCACCGTGGAGAGTACTTATGACTGCACCATCTGCGGCCAGCAGTTCCAGCAGCGCAACCACATGTACACACACAG ACGCGAGGCGCACTACGGCGCGCGCAGCCCGGCTtgcgcggcggcgcggcacTCGTGCAAGCTGTGCGAGCGCCGCTTCAGCACCGAGCGGCAGCTCGTCGCGCACGTAGCCCAGCACGTGCCCGACCAGCACGACCGGCAGGAAGATGAGA ACGAAGGCACATTCGCGTGCGTGTTCTCGTCGTGCGGCGCGCGGCTGTCGTCGCCGCGCGCGCACACCGAGCACCTGCTGCGCGCGCACCAGCTGCGCCTGCACGCGGCGCGGCCACAACAGTCTGCGCCTGCGCTAGTGGCGGACCAGCCGCCCAAGCGGGGACGCCCGCCCAAG ATTATCAAAGTGGGGTCAATGGTTAACTTCAAAGATTCAATATTTAACGAT GTAAAAATCATAAAGCAGGAATCTCAATTTCTGCCCAAACTAAAAGTGCAGAGTTTATTCCAGTGA
- the LOC134674710 gene encoding short-chain specific acyl-CoA dehydrogenase, mitochondrial yields the protein MLSVLAKSVPALAPIRNSRCIASLSALSDTYQMLQKTCRDFAEGELKPNAAKFDREHLYPGDAIKKMGDLGLMAIATPEELGGAGLDYLAYAIALEEISRGCASAGVIMSVNNSLYLGPVVHFGNDKQKQEFATPFCTGDPVGCFALSEPGNGSDAGAASTMAKDGGDKWVLNGTKCWITNGYESKASVVFATTDKSLKHKGISAFLVPKPTKGLDLGKKEDKLGIRGSSTCSLIFEDCEIPKENILGKPGMGFKIAMMTLDAGRIGIASQALGIAQASLDVAIEYASKRMAFGKPIMKLQAIQSKLSDMALQLESARLLTWRAAWLKDNKKPYTKEAAMAKLAASEAATFLSHQCIQILGGMGYVSDMPAERHYRDARITEIYEGTSEIQRLVIAGQLIKEYGL from the exons ATGTTGAGTGTTCTGGCCAAATCGGTTCCGGCATTAG CTCCTATCCGTAATTCAAGATGCATAGCTTCGCTGTCAGCTCTGTCCGACACATACCAAATGCTCCAGAAGACGTGCCGGGACTTTGCAGAGGGGGAACTTAAACCTAACGCAGCTAAATTTGATCGTGAGCACTTATACCCTGGAGATGCCATAAAGAAGATGGGTGACTTAGGTCTCATGGCCATAGCGACGCCAGAAGAGCTTGGCGGGGCAGGGTTGGACTACCTGGCGTATGCTATAGCGCTGGAGGAGATATCCCGAGGGTGTGCGTCGGCGGGCGTCATCATGTCGGTCAATAATTCCTTATATCTGGGGCCTGTGGTGCACTTTGGCAATGACAAACAGAAGCAGGAGTTTGCAACTCCATTCTGTACTG GTGATCCTGTGGGCTGTTTTGCTCTATCAGAGCCAGGAAATGGGTCTGATGCTGGTGCAGCATCAACAATGGCCAAAGACGGTGGAGACAAATGGGTCTTAAACGGAACCAAATGCTGGATAACCAATGGATACGAGAGCAAAGCCTCAGTTGTGTTCGCTACCACAGACAAGAGTCTTAAACACAAAGGGATTTCTGCATTTTTAGTACCAAAGCCTACCAAGGGCTTAGATTTAGGGAAAAAGGAAGACAAATTAGGTATCCGGGGGTCATCAACATGctctttaatatttgaggactgTGAGATCCCGAAGGAGAATATACTTGGCAAACCAGGCATGGGATTCAAGATTGCCATGATGACTTTGGATGCTGGGAGGATTGGTATTGCTTCCCAGGCTTTAGGTATTGCTCAA gcATCCCTAGACGTGGCCATAGAATACGCATCAAAACGCATGGCATTCGGCAAGCCTATAATGAAGCTGCAAGCCATCCAAAGCAAGCTGTCGGACATGGCGCTGCAGCTCGAGTCTGCGAGGCTGTTGACGTGGCGCGCGGCGTGGCTAAAGGACAATAAGAAGCCGTATACTAAGGAGGCGGCCATGGCTAAACTTGCGGCATCTGAAGCTGCGACGTTCTTGTCTCACCAGTGTATACAG ATTCTTGGTGGCATGGGATATGTATCAGATATGCCAGCAGAGCGACATTACAGAGATGCCAGAATCACCGAAATATATGAGGGAACATCCGAGATACAGAGGCTCGTTATAGCTGGGCAGCTCATCAAAGAATATGGCCTTTGA
- the LOC134674403 gene encoding polymerase delta-interacting protein 2 yields the protein MEILLRFVPTNPLRLTVSRILVNQVAHYTRLAEVGKLEAPKTSGKYDTGQLILHKVFGYRGVILFPWLARVYDRDASNKKENPETTGTGEATGDTLSNVGKEVKGRTHTFYQVLIDTRDAPYIRAQTEAVTFLGNQESSRSLYAIPGLDYVAHDDIMPYSSVERVPLQHELFDKFLMHNPDKDPPFIAQETLRAWQKKNHPWLELSDVHRETTEGVRVTVIPFYMGSRESQNCAVYWWRYCIRLENLGAAAVQLRERHWRIFSLSGTLETVRGRGVVGQEPVLARHSPAFQYSSHVSLQAPSGHMWGTFRMEREDGYTFDCRIPPFSLESKPDDAPAPPAPSA from the exons ATGGAGATATTATTGAGATTTGTGCCAACAAATCCATTAAGATTAACCGTTTCTAGAATTTTAGTTAACCAAGTAGCTCATTACACTAG atTGGCTGAAGTCGGAAAACTCGAAGCTCCGAAGACTTCTGGCAAATATGACACCGGGCAGTTAATTCTACATAAGGTTTTCGGGTATAGAGGAGTGATTCTGTTCCCTTGGCTGGCGAGAGTGTACGATAGAGATGCATCCAATAAGAAGGAGAATCCTGAGACCACGGGGACAGGAGAAGCCACCGGGGATACGCTCTCTAACGTAGGCAAAGAGGTCAAGGGCAGGACTCACACCTTCTACCAGGTGCTGATAGATACAAGGGATGCACCTTACATA CGAGCCCAAACGGAGGCAGTGACGTTCCTAGGCAACCAGGAGTCGTCTCGCAGCCTCTACGCCATCCCGGGGCTGGACTACGTGGCGCACGACGACATCATGCCCTACTCGTCCGTGGAGCGCGTCCCACTGCAGCATGAGCTGTTCGACAAGTTCCTCATGCACAACCCGGACAAGG ACCCACCCTTCATAGCGCAGGAGACGCTCCGCGCGTGGCAGAAGAAGAACCACCCATGGCTCGAACTGAGCGACGTACACCGCGAGACCACGGAGGGCGTGCGAGTCACCGTCATACCGTTCTACATGGGCAGCCGCGAGAGCCAGAACTGCGCCGTCTACTGG TGGCGGTACTGCATCCGACTAGAAAACCTCGGCGCAGCGGCAGTCCAACTGCGCGAGCGGCACTGGCGCATCTTCTCGCTCTCCGGCACGCTGGAGACCGTGCGCGGCCGCGGCGTGGTCGGCCAGGAGCCCGTGCTGGCGCGCCACTCGCCCGCCTTCCAGTACTCCAGCCACGTCAGCCTGCAGGCGCCCTCCGGACACATGTG GGGAACGTTCCGCATGGAGCGCGAGGACGGCTACACGTTCGACTGCCGCATCCCGCCCTTCTCCCTCGAGAGCAAACCCGAcgacgcgcccgcgccgcccgcgccctcCGCGTGA